Proteins co-encoded in one Candidatus Methylomirabilota bacterium genomic window:
- a CDS encoding DUF86 domain-containing protein encodes MPEYRYAKGRILESLRFISEELKEFETDYANTTWKAYYDDKKLQKLMDRTVENILTAMIEVCGTVLAEEGVSVDSYADAVKKCGSFFGLSEEDQESLSRLAIQRNRLAHRYLNFRWQAVKIFAEQRRLVAQLIAMILEREETR; translated from the coding sequence GTGCCTGAATACCGCTACGCAAAAGGCAGGATTCTTGAGTCTCTTCGGTTCATATCTGAAGAACTCAAGGAATTCGAAACCGACTACGCTAATACAACCTGGAAAGCCTATTACGACGATAAGAAGCTGCAGAAGCTGATGGATAGGACGGTCGAAAATATTCTGACCGCCATGATCGAGGTGTGTGGAACGGTACTAGCCGAAGAAGGCGTCTCCGTCGACAGTTATGCAGATGCCGTAAAGAAGTGCGGCAGCTTCTTTGGCCTCTCAGAGGAGGACCAAGAAAGCCTGTCCAGGCTGGCTATTCAACGGAATCGTCTTGCCCACCGATACCTCAACTTTCGCTGGCAGGCCGTCAAGATATTCGCTGAACAGAGAAGATTGGTTGCACAGTTGATCGCGATGATTCTGGAAAGGGAGGAGACGCGGTAG
- the argF gene encoding ornithine carbamoyltransferase has protein sequence MKKDLLSISDLTASEIDSLFALTADLKAQQRKGIAHPLLLGKTLGMIFEKPSLRTRVTFDVGMTQLGGRAIYLAPADIQLGVRETVKDVAKNLERWVDGIVARTFTHRTLEELAHHAAIPIINGLSDLTHPCQILADLFTLQEKCGTLRGVKVAYIGDGNNVCHSWLYGAARTGIELHVACPKGYEPDVDVVAASRRETEASGGRIVLLNDARAAAEGADVLYTDVWTSMGQEAEAATRRHDFQGFQVDAALVRLAKPDVLVMHCLPAHRGEEITDEVLDGPHSIVYDEAENRLHVQKAILVTLLGHRSAG, from the coding sequence ATGAAAAAGGATCTTCTGTCGATCAGTGATCTGACGGCCTCCGAGATCGACTCACTGTTTGCCCTGACGGCCGACCTGAAAGCACAGCAGCGCAAAGGGATCGCCCATCCGCTGTTGCTCGGCAAGACACTGGGGATGATCTTCGAGAAGCCGTCGCTCAGGACCCGAGTGACCTTTGATGTCGGCATGACCCAGTTGGGCGGCCGCGCCATCTATTTGGCTCCCGCTGATATCCAGCTTGGGGTACGGGAAACCGTCAAGGATGTCGCGAAGAATCTCGAACGATGGGTTGATGGGATTGTGGCGCGGACCTTCACCCACCGGACCCTGGAGGAGCTGGCCCACCATGCGGCAATTCCGATCATTAACGGGCTGAGCGACCTGACCCACCCATGCCAGATTCTTGCGGATCTTTTTACCCTTCAGGAAAAGTGCGGTACGCTGCGCGGCGTGAAGGTCGCCTATATCGGTGACGGCAACAACGTCTGTCATTCATGGCTGTACGGTGCGGCGAGAACCGGAATCGAGCTTCACGTGGCCTGTCCGAAAGGGTACGAGCCCGACGTTGACGTCGTGGCTGCCTCCCGCCGGGAGACCGAAGCGTCCGGTGGACGCATTGTGTTGCTGAACGATGCGAGGGCTGCAGCGGAAGGAGCCGATGTTCTGTACACCGATGTCTGGACCAGCATGGGCCAGGAGGCAGAGGCGGCGACGCGGCGGCACGACTTTCAAGGGTTTCAGGTTGATGCGGCGCTGGTTCGACTGGCCAAACCCGACGTCCTGGTCATGCACTGCCTGCCGGCCCACCGCGGCGAAGAGATTACCGACGAGGTCCTCGATGGCCCGCATTCGATCGTCTATGACGAGGCCGAGAACCGCCTCCACGTTCAGAAGGCGATCCTGGTAACGCTCCTGGGACATCGGTCAGCGGGATGA
- the argB gene encoding acetylglutamate kinase has translation MVGQRKTLAVQHGIDKAKVLIEALPYIKTFAGKTVVIKYGGAAMTDEALKRSVALDVILMRYVGMQPVVVHGGGPEITKAMEQAGLKPTFISGFRVTDRETMKIVEMVMVGQVNQELVALINSSGGSAVGLSGKDGGLIRAKKAGPAVAAKSPAGAAKPQVDLGFVGEIVAVDERVLLALERDGFTPVVAPTGVDEAGVTYNINADLAAGAIASALQAEKLIFLTDTDGILDKDDVLIPTLNRQKVEQLIADGVISGGMLPKVRACLTALDKGVEKTHIVNGTIPHALLLEFFTSEGVGTEIVT, from the coding sequence ATGGTGGGGCAGCGGAAGACGTTAGCGGTCCAGCACGGGATCGACAAGGCGAAGGTCCTGATCGAGGCGCTGCCGTATATCAAGACATTTGCCGGTAAGACGGTTGTGATCAAATATGGCGGTGCGGCGATGACGGATGAGGCGCTCAAGCGGTCGGTAGCGCTGGACGTCATTCTCATGCGGTACGTCGGGATGCAACCGGTTGTCGTCCACGGCGGTGGCCCTGAGATCACAAAGGCGATGGAGCAAGCGGGCCTGAAGCCCACCTTTATCTCCGGATTCCGCGTCACCGACCGGGAGACGATGAAGATCGTTGAGATGGTGATGGTGGGCCAGGTTAACCAGGAGCTGGTGGCGCTTATCAACAGCAGCGGTGGGTCGGCCGTCGGCCTCTCAGGCAAGGATGGCGGGTTGATCCGGGCAAAGAAGGCCGGTCCGGCGGTGGCTGCGAAGTCCCCAGCAGGTGCCGCCAAGCCGCAGGTCGATCTGGGGTTCGTCGGCGAGATAGTTGCTGTTGATGAACGGGTTCTACTCGCCCTGGAGCGCGACGGGTTCACGCCGGTGGTAGCGCCGACCGGCGTTGATGAGGCCGGCGTAACGTACAACATTAATGCCGATCTGGCGGCCGGCGCGATCGCATCAGCCCTGCAAGCGGAAAAGCTCATCTTTCTGACCGACACCGATGGTATTCTGGACAAGGATGACGTCCTTATTCCCACGCTGAACAGGCAAAAGGTAGAACAGCTTATCGCCGATGGCGTCATCTCGGGAGGGATGCTGCCGAAGGTTCGGGCCTGTCTCACCGCGCTGGACAAGGGGGTTGAGAAGACGCACATCGTCAACGGCACCATCCCCCATGCCCTTCTGCTGGAGTTCTTCACGTCAGAAGGGGTCGGCACGGAGATTGTTACGTAG
- a CDS encoding acetylornithine transaminase — protein MSATDELMAQTARYLANTYARFPVALVKGSGVRVWDAEGKTYLDFAAGIAVDVLGHCHPKVVEAIRLQAETLLHVSNLYYIEPQIRLARALSEQSFGGKVFFCNSGAEANEAAIKLARRYAKTRWSSDRYEIVCMRDSFHGRTMATVTATGQPKYSQGFEPLVPGFKHIPFNDLAAAERAIDSRTCAVLVEPIQGEGGVRLPDDDYLPSLRHLCSEREVLLMLDEVQTGMGRTGRLFAYEHWGIQPDIATLAKGLGGGLPIGAMIATEAVAESFVPGSHASTFGGNPFVTTVAMAVLTEILDARLAEHVAKIGAYFLERLQQLAMRYPFVKETRGKGLMLALELTVPARPIVERCLERGLLILTAGDQVLRFVPPLIIGEPEVDEAIRILDLVLTEKSS, from the coding sequence ATGTCAGCGACCGATGAATTGATGGCGCAGACGGCTCGCTACCTGGCTAACACCTATGCCCGATTCCCGGTAGCGCTGGTGAAGGGCAGCGGTGTACGGGTCTGGGATGCCGAGGGCAAGACCTACCTCGACTTCGCCGCTGGTATCGCCGTAGACGTCCTGGGCCACTGCCACCCGAAGGTGGTGGAGGCCATCAGGTTGCAGGCCGAGACGCTGCTGCACGTCTCGAACCTCTACTATATTGAGCCGCAGATTCGGTTGGCGCGCGCGTTGAGCGAACAGTCGTTTGGCGGTAAGGTATTCTTCTGCAACAGCGGGGCGGAGGCGAATGAGGCGGCCATTAAGCTGGCTCGCCGCTATGCCAAGACGCGGTGGAGCTCCGACCGATATGAAATCGTCTGCATGCGGGACTCGTTCCACGGTCGGACGATGGCTACCGTGACCGCTACCGGTCAGCCGAAGTACAGTCAGGGCTTTGAGCCGCTCGTCCCGGGCTTCAAGCATATCCCGTTCAACGATTTGGCGGCGGCAGAGCGGGCGATCGACTCTCGGACCTGTGCCGTGCTGGTAGAGCCGATCCAGGGCGAGGGGGGCGTGAGGCTTCCGGACGATGACTACCTGCCGAGCCTTCGACATCTTTGTTCGGAGCGAGAGGTTCTTCTGATGCTGGATGAGGTCCAGACGGGGATGGGGCGGACCGGGCGTCTCTTCGCCTATGAGCACTGGGGCATCCAACCCGACATCGCCACGCTTGCTAAGGGGCTGGGCGGAGGGTTGCCGATAGGCGCCATGATTGCGACGGAAGCCGTAGCTGAATCCTTTGTGCCGGGCAGCCATGCGTCGACTTTCGGCGGAAACCCATTCGTGACCACCGTAGCCATGGCGGTCCTGACGGAGATTCTCGACGCACGGTTAGCGGAGCACGTGGCGAAGATCGGCGCCTATTTCCTCGAACGTCTGCAGCAACTGGCCATGCGATACCCCTTCGTGAAAGAGACGCGCGGCAAGGGGCTGATGCTTGCCCTGGAGCTGACGGTACCGGCCAGACCGATTGTCGAGCGCTGCCTCGAGCGCGGCTTGCTTATCCTGACCGCAGGCGACCAGGTCTTGCGTTTCGTGCCGCCGCTCATCATCGGCGAGCCTGAGGTAGATGAGGCCATACGCATTCTCGATCTGGTTCTGACGGAGAAATCGTCATGA
- the hslU gene encoding ATP-dependent protease ATPase subunit HslU, producing the protein MEQLTPRQIVAELDKYIIGQREAKRAVAIALRNRWRRQKLPAELRDEVAPKNIIMIGPTGVGKTEIARRLAKLVDAPFIKVEASKYTEVGYVGRDVESMVRDLTELAVSMVKEEKTKTVQERARELAEERLLDLLFPVSRMPTTPGVEQTSDTTTATSAAETREKLRKRLHEGKLDDRTVELEVKDRAMPMVEIFSGAGMEGMDINMKEMLGNLLPQRTKRRKVKIREAQRILAQEEADKLIDVDEVRSEAVRRVEDSGIVFLDEIDKIAGRDSSHGPDVSRQGVQRDLLPIVEGCTVNTKYGLVRTDHILFIAAGAFHVAKPSDLIPELQGRFPLRVELASLTQDDFVRILTEPQNALIRQYTALLATEEVKLDFTDDAVRELASTASAVNQATENIGARRLYTILERLLDEISFEAPAMHGAQVTINAAYVRERLQEIVKSEDLSRYIL; encoded by the coding sequence GAGGTGGCGCCAAAGAACATCATCATGATCGGCCCGACCGGTGTGGGCAAGACTGAGATCGCCCGCCGTCTCGCCAAGCTGGTTGATGCGCCGTTCATCAAGGTAGAGGCCAGCAAATACACTGAGGTGGGCTACGTCGGACGCGACGTCGAATCGATGGTGCGAGATCTGACCGAGCTGGCGGTAAGCATGGTAAAAGAAGAAAAGACCAAGACCGTCCAGGAGCGGGCGAGGGAGCTGGCGGAAGAGCGGCTCCTGGACCTGCTGTTTCCCGTCAGCAGGATGCCGACGACCCCGGGCGTCGAGCAAACCTCCGACACGACGACGGCCACCTCGGCAGCAGAGACTCGCGAGAAACTCAGGAAGCGGCTGCACGAGGGGAAGCTGGACGACCGGACCGTGGAGTTGGAGGTCAAGGATCGAGCCATGCCGATGGTAGAGATCTTCAGCGGCGCCGGCATGGAGGGGATGGACATCAACATGAAGGAGATGCTTGGGAACCTGCTGCCCCAGCGGACCAAGCGACGCAAGGTCAAGATCCGGGAGGCCCAGCGGATCCTCGCGCAGGAAGAGGCCGACAAGCTGATCGATGTGGACGAGGTGAGGTCGGAGGCGGTCCGCCGGGTTGAGGACTCCGGAATCGTCTTCCTGGATGAGATCGATAAGATCGCCGGTCGCGATTCGAGCCACGGTCCGGATGTCTCGCGCCAGGGCGTGCAACGCGATCTTTTACCGATCGTCGAGGGGTGTACGGTCAACACCAAGTACGGCCTGGTACGGACCGATCACATCCTGTTTATCGCGGCCGGCGCGTTCCATGTCGCCAAGCCGTCGGACCTGATTCCGGAGCTGCAGGGACGCTTCCCGTTGCGCGTCGAGTTGGCCAGCCTCACGCAGGACGACTTTGTCAGAATCCTCACAGAGCCGCAGAATGCCCTGATCAGGCAGTATACCGCCCTTCTGGCGACAGAGGAGGTCAAGTTGGACTTTACGGACGATGCTGTGCGGGAACTCGCCTCTACCGCCAGCGCCGTCAATCAGGCGACTGAGAATATCGGCGCCCGCCGTCTTTACACCATTCTGGAGCGGCTGCTGGACGAGATCTCGTTTGAGGCGCCCGCCATGCACGGGGCCCAGGTCACAATCAACGCCGCATATGTTCGGGAGCGGCTTCAGGAGATCGTCAAGAGCGAGGACCTGAGCCGCTACATTTTGTGA